The Nitrosomonas cryotolerans ATCC 49181 genome includes a window with the following:
- a CDS encoding helix-turn-helix domain-containing protein: MEIKCACKFRFYPTFEQDTILVQTFGCTGFVSNRLLRVRSDAWDTEKKKNRVSCDLLFVGRVKKRA, encoded by the coding sequence ATAGAAATTAAGTGCGCATGCAAATTCAGGTTTTACCCAACTTTTGAGCAAGACACTATTCTGGTTCAAACATTCGGGTGCACTGGATTTGTCTCTAATCGCCTGTTGCGCGTTCGCTCTGATGCTTGGGATACCGAGAAAAAAAAGAATCGGGTATCATGCGACCTGCTCTTTGTTGGCCGAGTTAAAAAAAGAGCCTGA